From Callithrix jacchus isolate 240 chromosome 15, calJac240_pri, whole genome shotgun sequence, one genomic window encodes:
- the LOC103788359 gene encoding ropporin-1B, whose translation MAQAEEQRCIPRELPEMLKKFARAAILAQPQDLLQFGVDYFGALCRGESPPVRDQSEQVGNWAQLTPELLKILHCQVAGRLIVRADELAQMWKALNLPTHLFKSVMNMGRFTEEIEWLKFLALTSNALGVTITDTLTLLCEVLCEHDGGPPRIPFSTFRFLYTYIAKVRGEISASHVSRMLSYIEQEAIGPDGIIRVNDFTQNPRVQLE comes from the exons atggctcaggcAGAGGAGCAAAGATGCATCCCGCGGGAGCTGCCAGAAATGCTGAAGAAGTTTGCCAGAGCCGCCATCCTGGCGCAGCCGCAGGACCTCCTCCAGTTTGGGGTTGA ttATTTTGGGGCCCTGTGCCGTGGAGAGAGTCCTCCGGTgagagaccagtctgagcaagtCGGTAACTGGGCACAATTAACACCGGAGCTTTTAAAGATCCTGCATTGTCAG GTTGCTGGCAGACTGATCGTCCGTGCAGATGAGCTGGCCCAGATGTGGAAGGCGCTGAATCTCCCAACACATCTGTTTAAGAGTGTGATGAACATGGGTCGCTTCACGGAGGAGATCGAGTGGCTGAAGTTTTTAGCCCTCACTTCCAATGCTCTGGGAGTT ACTATCACCGACACTCTCACGTTACTGTGTGAGGTCTTATGTGAACATGATGGTGGGCCACCCCGGATACCTTTCAGCACATTCCGGTTTCTCTACACGTATATTGCCAAAGTGCGTGGTGAGATCTCTGCATCACACGTCAGCAGAATGCTAAGCTACATTGAGCAGGAAGC AATTGGTCCTGATggtatcatcagagtgaatgaCTTTACCCAAAACCCTAGGGTTCAGCTGGAGTAA